In the genome of Vicinamibacteria bacterium, one region contains:
- a CDS encoding MFS transporter — MSGNSAQTLGKAEATSGEARLVSALVSLLTLGLVDNQLIAPILPEIASSFGTGEAAVGRTVSGYALAAALAALLVGPFSDASGRKRFLVLAGAGFALASGLVVFADTFVVFAVARILTGACAGVISALVVAGIADLVPYERRGRIMSWVAAAYFAAPILGVPLGSWAADRLGWRTNYAAFASAGVLCAWFIQVWFREGPVSASPSAKRWPRYWAFLTARSTAAGALSAFFVTGGLAGFLLFLGAYLRERFSLSLTEIGLVFLLCGLASLVGAFLAGRISDRIGKLRVALTGSVVLGLAVVLVPYAAGYTLYVLLGLVGLSAAARIAPLQSLVTELVAREERGSYVAFRNTLSQCGMAAAAALGASLYESSGFTQVCWFTAGFSFLAFALLMLVEEPRRAEHLG, encoded by the coding sequence TTGAGTGGAAATTCTGCGCAAACGCTGGGCAAAGCCGAGGCGACATCCGGGGAAGCGCGGCTGGTCAGCGCTCTCGTGAGCCTCCTGACTCTCGGGCTGGTAGACAATCAGCTCATCGCTCCCATTCTCCCGGAGATCGCTTCGAGTTTCGGGACGGGAGAGGCGGCGGTCGGCAGGACGGTGAGCGGATACGCCCTCGCGGCGGCGCTAGCCGCCCTGCTCGTTGGTCCCTTCTCCGACGCGTCAGGCCGCAAACGTTTCCTCGTACTCGCCGGTGCCGGCTTCGCACTCGCCAGTGGTCTGGTCGTATTCGCCGATACTTTCGTGGTTTTCGCGGTAGCTCGCATCCTCACCGGGGCGTGCGCCGGAGTCATTTCCGCCTTGGTCGTCGCCGGCATCGCAGACCTCGTGCCTTACGAGCGTCGCGGCCGGATCATGAGCTGGGTTGCGGCGGCATATTTTGCCGCGCCGATCCTGGGCGTGCCCCTCGGGTCCTGGGCCGCCGACCGTTTGGGATGGCGAACGAATTATGCTGCGTTTGCCTCGGCCGGTGTCCTTTGTGCCTGGTTCATTCAAGTCTGGTTTCGAGAAGGGCCGGTGTCGGCTTCTCCAAGTGCCAAACGCTGGCCCCGCTACTGGGCTTTTCTGACGGCGCGCTCAACGGCCGCGGGGGCGCTGTCGGCTTTCTTCGTTACCGGTGGTCTCGCCGGCTTCTTGCTCTTTCTGGGAGCCTATCTCCGTGAGCGGTTCTCTCTTTCGCTGACCGAGATCGGGCTCGTCTTCCTTCTGTGCGGGCTTGCGAGTCTCGTGGGCGCCTTCCTCGCGGGGAGAATCTCGGATCGGATCGGCAAGCTTCGCGTGGCTTTGACTGGAAGCGTCGTTCTCGGGCTCGCGGTCGTCCTCGTGCCCTACGCAGCCGGGTACACTCTCTACGTATTGCTCGGCCTCGTGGGACTCTCCGCAGCCGCCCGCATCGCACCCCTTCAGTCGCTCGTCACCGAGTTGGTCGCCAGGGAGGAGCGGGGCTCCTACGTTGCGTTTCGAAACACACTGTCACAGTGCGGAATGGCGGCTGCCGCCGCGCTCGGAGCGAGCCTCTACGAGTCGAGCGGCTTTACCCAAGTTTGCTGGTTTACGGCCGGGTTCAGCTTTCTTGCATTCGCGCTGCTGATGCTCGTGGAGGAGCCGCGGAGGGCCGAGCATCTTGGCTAA